From the genome of Halorussus caseinilyticus, one region includes:
- a CDS encoding AAA family ATPase codes for MDVTEANEQSDAVLDAVGNSVIADREFLETVLLGVMASGHVLLEDVPGTGKTLTARGFASALGLSFSRVQFTPDLLPADVTGTHVFNEQSREFDFNEGPIFANVVLADEINRAPPKTQAALLEAMEEGQVTVDGDTHELPKPFFVIATQNPVEQEGTFLLPEAQVDRFAVKSSIGYPELDGEYELLRRRAGRSTQSPSVETVLDERLVTELREVPESVRVDDDLLEYMANVARETREDRRVDVGVSPRGTQRLFEATRAYAAMQGREFVTPDDVKRVAHPVLAHRVVLTPDAQVNNVSKSAVVDRVLDNVPVPTVE; via the coding sequence ATGGACGTAACCGAGGCGAACGAGCAGAGTGACGCCGTTCTCGATGCCGTCGGGAACTCGGTCATCGCCGACCGGGAGTTTCTCGAAACCGTGCTGTTGGGCGTGATGGCCAGCGGGCACGTCCTCCTCGAAGACGTGCCGGGAACCGGCAAGACCCTGACCGCGCGGGGGTTCGCGTCGGCGCTCGGCCTGTCGTTCTCCCGAGTCCAGTTCACGCCGGACCTCCTCCCCGCGGACGTGACCGGCACCCACGTCTTCAACGAGCAGAGCCGCGAGTTCGACTTCAACGAGGGTCCCATCTTCGCCAACGTGGTGCTGGCCGACGAAATCAACCGCGCGCCGCCCAAGACACAGGCCGCCCTCCTCGAAGCCATGGAGGAGGGTCAGGTCACGGTTGACGGCGACACCCACGAACTCCCCAAGCCCTTCTTCGTCATCGCCACCCAGAACCCCGTCGAACAGGAGGGGACCTTCCTCCTGCCCGAGGCGCAGGTGGACCGCTTCGCCGTCAAGTCCTCCATCGGCTATCCGGAACTCGACGGCGAGTACGAACTGCTCCGCAGGCGGGCGGGTCGCTCGACTCAGAGTCCGTCCGTCGAGACGGTGCTGGACGAACGCCTCGTGACCGAACTCCGCGAGGTGCCCGAGTCGGTCCGGGTGGACGACGACCTGCTCGAGTACATGGCGAACGTGGCCCGCGAGACCCGCGAGGACCGCCGCGTCGATGTCGGCGTCTCCCCGCGGGGGACTCAACGTCTCTTCGAGGCAACCCGCGCCTACGCCGCCATGCAGGGCCGGGAGTTCGTCACTCCCGACGACGTGAAGCGCGTTGCCCACCCGGTTCTCGCTCACCGCGTCGTCCTCACGCCCGACGCGCAGGTCAACAACGTCTCGAAGTCCGCCGTCGTGGACCGGGTGCTGGATAACGTGCCCGTGCCGACCGTGGAGTAG
- a CDS encoding diacylglycerol/lipid kinase family protein, which produces MDGRKRADDAATDADDPELRRLILNPTSGGGTHVERTRRLADEYGFPVVETERAGHGADLAEQAADDGVDLLAVCGGDGTLHEAVVGLVRADALDAVTLSVVPAGTENVFAEDLGVRSLETGFAVADRGESRRLDLGVAGDEPFVLSAIAGLPADASAAATHERKNSLGPVAFVVAGVEEALSFDGLRVEIDAVSDDGADYEWSGEAAAILVGNVRQFAAEGGQADAEDGLLEVTVVERLPARDALVEYVEQRAFQWETEHVTELHARRLDFESPVGQPVAFSLDGEIREFERVTLAARPGALRVRVGDDYDPDP; this is translated from the coding sequence ATGGACGGCCGAAAGAGGGCCGACGACGCCGCGACGGACGCCGACGACCCGGAACTGCGCCGACTGATTTTGAACCCGACGAGCGGCGGCGGCACGCACGTCGAACGTACCCGGCGACTCGCCGACGAGTACGGATTCCCGGTCGTGGAGACCGAGCGCGCGGGCCACGGTGCCGACCTCGCGGAGCAGGCCGCCGACGACGGCGTGGACCTGCTCGCGGTCTGCGGCGGCGACGGGACCCTCCACGAGGCGGTGGTGGGACTGGTCCGGGCCGACGCCCTCGACGCGGTGACGCTGAGCGTCGTCCCCGCGGGCACCGAGAACGTCTTCGCCGAGGACCTCGGTGTCCGGTCGCTCGAAACCGGGTTCGCGGTGGCCGACCGGGGGGAGTCCCGGCGACTCGACCTCGGGGTGGCGGGCGACGAACCGTTCGTCCTCTCGGCCATCGCCGGTCTGCCCGCCGACGCGAGCGCCGCGGCGACCCACGAGCGAAAGAACAGTCTCGGCCCGGTGGCGTTCGTCGTCGCAGGCGTCGAAGAGGCGCTCTCGTTCGACGGTCTCCGGGTCGAAATCGACGCGGTAAGCGACGACGGGGCCGACTACGAGTGGTCAGGCGAGGCGGCGGCGATTCTGGTCGGGAACGTCCGGCAGTTCGCCGCGGAGGGCGGGCAGGCCGACGCCGAGGACGGCCTGCTGGAAGTCACCGTCGTCGAGCGACTCCCGGCCCGAGACGCTCTCGTGGAGTACGTCGAACAGCGCGCCTTCCAGTGGGAGACCGAACACGTCACGGAACTCCACGCCCGGCGACTCGACTTCGAGAGTCCGGTCGGGCAACCGGTCGCCTTCAGCCTCGACGGCGAGATTCGGGAGTTCGAGCGCGTGACCCTCGCCGCCCGGCCGGGCGCGCTCCGAGTCAGAGTCGGCGACGACTACGACCCGGACCCCTGA
- a CDS encoding FAD-binding oxidoreductase — MTVHALSEEGVSALAADFAGELVAPGDDEYEQARRVWNGMINARPALVAYCTGAADVRAAVAFARERGVPVTVRGGGHGVAGNAVVDGGLVVDLSAMDDVRVDPDERRVRVGGGAQWADVDRETQQFGLAVPGGVVSDTGVAGLTLGGGLGHLRRAYGASCDSLRSADVVTADGDLVVASAERNADLFWALRGGGGNFGVVTSFEFDCHPVGPEVETAFVWYRGDEAREVFAAFREYAADAPREVSALPFYAWVPDEADFPESSWGDPTVVVLGCYAGDPEEGEDALRPVRELADPLADFSGRMAYAELQTMLDADYPHGRYYYWKSVYLDELTDDVLDRVLGHAETCPSKLTTIDFWQLGGAIAEVGEDETAFPNRDAAYLLNYEANWDDPRETETNVRWARECVEDVRELDAVRGQYVNFPGMGEDAAEVAYGESYGRLADVKETYDPENVFRGHQNVGPR, encoded by the coding sequence ATGACAGTACACGCACTTTCCGAAGAGGGAGTCTCGGCGCTCGCGGCCGACTTCGCGGGCGAACTGGTCGCGCCCGGCGACGACGAGTACGAACAGGCCCGGCGAGTCTGGAACGGCATGATAAACGCGCGACCGGCGCTGGTCGCCTACTGCACCGGGGCCGCGGACGTGCGCGCGGCCGTCGCGTTCGCCCGCGAGCGAGGCGTTCCCGTCACGGTCCGGGGCGGCGGCCACGGCGTGGCCGGAAACGCGGTCGTAGACGGGGGTCTGGTCGTGGACCTCTCGGCGATGGACGACGTTCGGGTGGACCCAGACGAACGCCGTGTCAGGGTCGGCGGCGGCGCACAGTGGGCCGACGTGGACCGGGAGACCCAGCAGTTCGGTCTCGCGGTCCCCGGCGGCGTGGTCTCGGACACCGGAGTCGCCGGACTCACGTTGGGCGGCGGTCTCGGCCACTTGCGGCGGGCGTACGGCGCGTCCTGTGACAGTCTCCGGTCGGCCGACGTGGTGACCGCCGACGGGGACCTCGTGGTCGCCAGCGCCGAGCGAAACGCCGACCTGTTCTGGGCGCTCCGGGGCGGCGGCGGCAACTTCGGCGTCGTCACCTCCTTCGAGTTCGACTGCCACCCGGTGGGTCCGGAAGTCGAGACTGCGTTCGTCTGGTACCGCGGCGACGAGGCCCGCGAGGTGTTCGCCGCGTTCCGGGAGTACGCCGCCGACGCGCCGCGGGAGGTCAGCGCGCTCCCGTTCTACGCGTGGGTGCCCGACGAGGCGGACTTTCCGGAGTCGTCGTGGGGCGACCCTACGGTCGTGGTTCTCGGGTGCTACGCCGGGGACCCCGAGGAGGGCGAGGACGCGCTTCGGCCCGTCCGGGAGTTGGCCGACCCGCTGGCGGATTTCAGCGGGCGGATGGCCTACGCGGAACTCCAGACGATGCTCGACGCCGACTACCCTCACGGCCGGTACTACTACTGGAAGTCAGTCTACCTCGACGAACTCACCGACGACGTGCTGGACCGCGTTCTCGGCCACGCCGAGACCTGCCCCTCGAAACTCACGACCATCGACTTCTGGCAGTTGGGCGGCGCGATAGCCGAAGTCGGCGAGGACGAGACGGCGTTTCCGAACCGAGACGCCGCCTACCTCCTCAACTACGAGGCCAACTGGGACGACCCGCGCGAGACCGAGACCAACGTCCGGTGGGCGCGCGAGTGCGTCGAGGACGTGCGGGAACTCGACGCCGTGCGAGGACAGTACGTCAACTTCCCCGGCATGGGCGAGGACGCCGCCGAAGTCGCCTACGGCGAGAGCTACGGCCGACTCGCCGACGTGAAAGAGACCTACGACCCCGAGAACGTCTTCCGGGGCCATCAGAACGTCGGTCCTCGCTGA
- a CDS encoding bacterio-opsin activator domain-containing protein, which translates to MSVLTGFTVPGEDFLLGWTLESTPEMRIEIERVAVEDENVTPYFWAAGGDFERFENALSDDPTVEETVTIEDHDDQRLYQVAWKRNTEGIVYAVSEADATILQATGEGTDWSVELLFPDDETVSEFQDYAAAHDLSFDLRWFHQSAHPEAFGKFEVTDEQREALVTAYREGYFEVPGEVSLGELADELGISKNAASARLHRGYANLVENTLIHDE; encoded by the coding sequence ATGAGCGTCTTGACTGGGTTCACCGTTCCGGGGGAGGACTTCTTACTGGGGTGGACGCTCGAAAGCACCCCCGAGATGCGCATCGAAATCGAACGGGTCGCCGTCGAGGACGAGAACGTGACGCCGTACTTCTGGGCCGCGGGCGGCGACTTCGAGCGGTTCGAGAACGCACTCTCGGACGACCCGACGGTCGAAGAGACCGTCACCATCGAAGACCACGACGACCAGCGACTGTATCAGGTCGCGTGGAAGCGCAACACCGAGGGCATCGTCTACGCCGTCTCCGAGGCCGACGCGACGATTCTTCAGGCCACCGGCGAGGGGACCGACTGGTCGGTCGAGTTGCTCTTCCCCGACGACGAGACCGTCTCGGAGTTTCAGGACTACGCCGCGGCCCACGACCTGTCGTTCGACCTCCGGTGGTTCCACCAGTCGGCCCACCCCGAGGCGTTCGGCAAGTTCGAGGTCACCGACGAACAGCGAGAAGCGCTCGTGACCGCCTACCGGGAGGGCTACTTCGAGGTGCCCGGCGAGGTGTCGCTCGGGGAGTTGGCCGACGAACTCGGTATCTCGAAGAACGCGGCGTCGGCCCGTCTCCACCGTGGCTACGCCAACCTCGTGGAGAACACCCTGATTCACGACGAGTGA